A window of the Proteus terrae subsp. cibarius genome harbors these coding sequences:
- a CDS encoding DsbC family protein: MRKLSPIILALALSPLVQAEPVSEVSPVGKIDGMVSLPVTGMKAVESNGRIVFMSDSGRFVIDGTLYDAWSKKPLTSLEEIREAGNTLDLSRLGLKMDDLNPLTLGEGKKKVVVFVDPRCPHCHELLKQALPLTKEYTFQILPVPVLGPDSERQVRQLGCARDKKAATDALLNGRIGNLEQDDACNLEPMQRTLVTAQILGIQGVPFIVANDGRISRGRPYDLSAWLEGR, encoded by the coding sequence TGAAGTGTCGCCCGTTGGCAAAATTGACGGCATGGTTTCTTTACCTGTCACGGGTATGAAAGCGGTCGAAAGCAATGGCCGTATTGTTTTCATGTCAGACAGTGGCCGGTTCGTCATTGATGGCACGCTCTATGATGCCTGGTCGAAAAAGCCGCTTACCAGCCTTGAAGAGATTCGTGAAGCGGGAAACACGCTGGACTTAAGTCGTCTTGGCTTAAAAATGGATGATTTGAACCCACTGACGCTGGGCGAAGGCAAAAAGAAAGTGGTGGTCTTTGTTGATCCACGATGCCCGCACTGCCATGAGCTTTTGAAGCAAGCCTTACCGTTAACCAAAGAATACACCTTCCAAATTCTCCCTGTGCCAGTGCTTGGTCCTGATTCAGAGCGTCAGGTTCGCCAGCTTGGCTGTGCGCGTGACAAGAAAGCGGCCACCGATGCATTGCTCAATGGCCGGATTGGTAACCTAGAACAGGATGATGCCTGCAACTTAGAGCCAATGCAGCGTACCCTGGTGACGGCTCAAATCCTGGGCATTCAAGGTGTGCCTTTCATCGTCGCCAATGATGGTCGCATCAGCCGAGGCCGTCCTTATGATCTTTCTGCTTGGTTGGAGGGGCGTTAA